The Scylla paramamosain isolate STU-SP2022 unplaced genomic scaffold, ASM3559412v1 Contig5, whole genome shotgun sequence genome contains a region encoding:
- the LOC135096590 gene encoding voltage-gated potassium channel subunit beta-2-like isoform X5, which produces MENYQDSETKSTLLLDTQNSDIEGIVLCPLTTTATTTITATTTTTTSTTTTTTTTTFETEGTLYRRAPIASLDCMEDFQGCGDNIQGRNDPPQQLGDRAGQGLISGTIRYKPLGKSGLRVSQLGLGAWVTFNPQVSDEVAEEVVTVAYDCGINVFDLSESYSGGRAEVQLGAILKKKGWRRSSYHVLTKVYWNSKGDEKGLSRKHIIESIKASLDRLGLEYIDVMVIHRADDMCPMEEVVRACHYCIEQGMAMYWGTSRWTAVEIMEAWTNCRQFNCTTPIVEQSEYHLFCRGKTELYLPEMYNKIGVGTMAWSPLAIGLISSKVDDGTPVFTRQSFKGYTWLKDKGGAEEQRKQQARLRELCALAEELGCTLTQLSVAWSLKNENLHCVLIGAASVDQLLENLHSLQVASRLRPEHLTEVERILDNKPVRPPMVSTLAQR; this is translated from the exons ATGGAGAACTATCAGGATAGTGAGACGAAAAGCACCTTGCTATTAGACACTCAAAATAGTGATATAGAAGGAATAGTACTCTGCCCCCttactactactgcgactactactatcactgctactactactacgactacttctactactactactactactactactacgtttgaAACCGAGGGCACTTTGTAtag GCGGGCCCCGATCGCTTCCCTGGACTGCATGGAGGACTTTCAGGGATGCGGGGACAACATTCAGGGGCGCAACGATCCCCCGCAGCAGCTAGGCGATCGCGCAGGGCAGGGCCTCATCAGCGGAACAATACGATACAAACCCTTGGGAAAAAGTGGACTACGTGTCTCTCAGTTGGGTTTAG GCGCGTGGGTGACGTTCAACCCTCAAGTGAGCGACGAGGTGGCGGAGGAGGTGGTGACGGTGGCCTATGACTGTGGCATTAATGTGTTCGACTTGAGCGAGAGTTACAGTGGCGGGCGCGCTGAGGTGCAGCTCGGCGCTATCCTCAAGAAGAAGGGTTGGCGGCGCTCCTCCTACCACGTGCTCACTAAGGTGTACTGGAATTCAAA GGGTGATGAGAAGGGGCTGAGTCGCAAGCACATCATAGAGAGCATCAAGGCCTCGCTGGACAGATTGGGCTTGGAGTATATCGACGTCATGGTTATCCACCGCGCTGATGACATGTGTCCTatggaag AGGTTGTACGCGCGTGTCACTACTGCATTGAGCAAGGAATGGCCATGTACTGGGGCACGTCACGATGGACTGCTGTTGAGATTATGGAAGCGTGGACAAACTGCCGCCAGTTCAACTGTACCACACCAATAGTGGAGCAGAGTGAATACCACCTGTTCTGTCGCGGCAAGACTGAACTATACCTGCCGGAGATGTACAATAAAATAG GAGTGGGCACAATGGCTTGGTCTCCCCTAGCAATTGGTCTTATCTCCAGCAAAGTGGACGATGGCACCCCGGTGTTCACAAGGCAGAgttttaag gggtACACGTGGCTGAAGGACAAGGGGGGGGCGGAGGAGCAGAGGAAGCAACAGGCGAGGCTGCGTGAGTTGTGCGCCTTGGCAGAGGAGCTGGGCTGTACCCTCACCCAGCTGTCAGTGGCCTGGAGCCTCAAGAACGAAAACCTCCACTGTGTCCTGATTGGCGCTGCCTCCGTGGATCAGCTGCTGGAGAACCTTCATTcccttcag
- the LOC135096590 gene encoding voltage-gated potassium channel subunit beta-2-like isoform X2, with protein MENYQDSETKSTLLLDTQNSDIEGIVLCPLTTTATTTITATTTTTTSTTTTTTTTTFETEGTLYRRAPIASLDCMEDFQGCGDNIQGRNDPPQQLGDRAGQGLISGTIRYKPLGKSGLRVSQLGLGAWVTFNPQVSDEVAEEVVTVAYDCGINVFDLSESYSGGRAEVQLGAILKKKGWRRSSYHVLTKVYWNSKGDEKGLSRKHIIESIKASLDRLGLEYIDVMVIHRADDMCPMEEVVRACHYCIEQGMAMYWGTSRWTAVEIMEAWTNCRQFNCTTPIVEQSEYHLFCRGKTELYLPEMYNKIGVGTMAWSPLAIGLISSKVDDGTPVFTRQSFKRKNTPSLTWPDEEVNIPAATARDQGYTWLKDKGGAEEQRKQQARLRELCALAEELGCTLTQLSVAWSLKNENLHCVLIGAASVDQLLENLHSLQVASRLRPEHLTEVERILDNKPVRPPMVSTLAQR; from the exons ATGGAGAACTATCAGGATAGTGAGACGAAAAGCACCTTGCTATTAGACACTCAAAATAGTGATATAGAAGGAATAGTACTCTGCCCCCttactactactgcgactactactatcactgctactactactacgactacttctactactactactactactactactacgtttgaAACCGAGGGCACTTTGTAtag GCGGGCCCCGATCGCTTCCCTGGACTGCATGGAGGACTTTCAGGGATGCGGGGACAACATTCAGGGGCGCAACGATCCCCCGCAGCAGCTAGGCGATCGCGCAGGGCAGGGCCTCATCAGCGGAACAATACGATACAAACCCTTGGGAAAAAGTGGACTACGTGTCTCTCAGTTGGGTTTAG GCGCGTGGGTGACGTTCAACCCTCAAGTGAGCGACGAGGTGGCGGAGGAGGTGGTGACGGTGGCCTATGACTGTGGCATTAATGTGTTCGACTTGAGCGAGAGTTACAGTGGCGGGCGCGCTGAGGTGCAGCTCGGCGCTATCCTCAAGAAGAAGGGTTGGCGGCGCTCCTCCTACCACGTGCTCACTAAGGTGTACTGGAATTCAAA GGGTGATGAGAAGGGGCTGAGTCGCAAGCACATCATAGAGAGCATCAAGGCCTCGCTGGACAGATTGGGCTTGGAGTATATCGACGTCATGGTTATCCACCGCGCTGATGACATGTGTCCTatggaag AGGTTGTACGCGCGTGTCACTACTGCATTGAGCAAGGAATGGCCATGTACTGGGGCACGTCACGATGGACTGCTGTTGAGATTATGGAAGCGTGGACAAACTGCCGCCAGTTCAACTGTACCACACCAATAGTGGAGCAGAGTGAATACCACCTGTTCTGTCGCGGCAAGACTGAACTATACCTGCCGGAGATGTACAATAAAATAG GAGTGGGCACAATGGCTTGGTCTCCCCTAGCAATTGGTCTTATCTCCAGCAAAGTGGACGATGGCACCCCGGTGTTCACAAGGCAGAgttttaag CGCAAaaacactccttcactcacttggCCGGATGAGGAAGTAAATATCCCTGCAGCAACAGCTCGCGATCAG gggtACACGTGGCTGAAGGACAAGGGGGGGGCGGAGGAGCAGAGGAAGCAACAGGCGAGGCTGCGTGAGTTGTGCGCCTTGGCAGAGGAGCTGGGCTGTACCCTCACCCAGCTGTCAGTGGCCTGGAGCCTCAAGAACGAAAACCTCCACTGTGTCCTGATTGGCGCTGCCTCCGTGGATCAGCTGCTGGAGAACCTTCATTcccttcag
- the LOC135096590 gene encoding voltage-gated potassium channel subunit beta-2-like isoform X1 — MENYQDSETKSTLLLDTQNSDIEGIVLCPLTTTATTTITATTTTTTSTTTTTTTTTFETEGTLYRARAPFTSISEDEMRRAPIASLDCMEDFQGCGDNIQGRNDPPQQLGDRAGQGLISGTIRYKPLGKSGLRVSQLGLGAWVTFNPQVSDEVAEEVVTVAYDCGINVFDLSESYSGGRAEVQLGAILKKKGWRRSSYHVLTKVYWNSKGDEKGLSRKHIIESIKASLDRLGLEYIDVMVIHRADDMCPMEEVVRACHYCIEQGMAMYWGTSRWTAVEIMEAWTNCRQFNCTTPIVEQSEYHLFCRGKTELYLPEMYNKIGVGTMAWSPLAIGLISSKVDDGTPVFTRQSFKRKNTPSLTWPDEEVNIPAATARDQGYTWLKDKGGAEEQRKQQARLRELCALAEELGCTLTQLSVAWSLKNENLHCVLIGAASVDQLLENLHSLQVASRLRPEHLTEVERILDNKPVRPPMVSTLAQR; from the exons ATGGAGAACTATCAGGATAGTGAGACGAAAAGCACCTTGCTATTAGACACTCAAAATAGTGATATAGAAGGAATAGTACTCTGCCCCCttactactactgcgactactactatcactgctactactactacgactacttctactactactactactactactactacgtttgaAACCGAGGGCACTTTGTAtag agCCAGAGCACCATTTACTTCGATTAGCGAGGATGAGATGCG GCGGGCCCCGATCGCTTCCCTGGACTGCATGGAGGACTTTCAGGGATGCGGGGACAACATTCAGGGGCGCAACGATCCCCCGCAGCAGCTAGGCGATCGCGCAGGGCAGGGCCTCATCAGCGGAACAATACGATACAAACCCTTGGGAAAAAGTGGACTACGTGTCTCTCAGTTGGGTTTAG GCGCGTGGGTGACGTTCAACCCTCAAGTGAGCGACGAGGTGGCGGAGGAGGTGGTGACGGTGGCCTATGACTGTGGCATTAATGTGTTCGACTTGAGCGAGAGTTACAGTGGCGGGCGCGCTGAGGTGCAGCTCGGCGCTATCCTCAAGAAGAAGGGTTGGCGGCGCTCCTCCTACCACGTGCTCACTAAGGTGTACTGGAATTCAAA GGGTGATGAGAAGGGGCTGAGTCGCAAGCACATCATAGAGAGCATCAAGGCCTCGCTGGACAGATTGGGCTTGGAGTATATCGACGTCATGGTTATCCACCGCGCTGATGACATGTGTCCTatggaag AGGTTGTACGCGCGTGTCACTACTGCATTGAGCAAGGAATGGCCATGTACTGGGGCACGTCACGATGGACTGCTGTTGAGATTATGGAAGCGTGGACAAACTGCCGCCAGTTCAACTGTACCACACCAATAGTGGAGCAGAGTGAATACCACCTGTTCTGTCGCGGCAAGACTGAACTATACCTGCCGGAGATGTACAATAAAATAG GAGTGGGCACAATGGCTTGGTCTCCCCTAGCAATTGGTCTTATCTCCAGCAAAGTGGACGATGGCACCCCGGTGTTCACAAGGCAGAgttttaag CGCAAaaacactccttcactcacttggCCGGATGAGGAAGTAAATATCCCTGCAGCAACAGCTCGCGATCAG gggtACACGTGGCTGAAGGACAAGGGGGGGGCGGAGGAGCAGAGGAAGCAACAGGCGAGGCTGCGTGAGTTGTGCGCCTTGGCAGAGGAGCTGGGCTGTACCCTCACCCAGCTGTCAGTGGCCTGGAGCCTCAAGAACGAAAACCTCCACTGTGTCCTGATTGGCGCTGCCTCCGTGGATCAGCTGCTGGAGAACCTTCATTcccttcag
- the LOC135096590 gene encoding voltage-gated potassium channel subunit beta-2-like isoform X8 — protein MEDFQGCGDNIQGRNDPPQQLGDRAGQGLISGTIRYKPLGKSGLRVSQLGLGAWVTFNPQVSDEVAEEVVTVAYDCGINVFDLSESYSGGRAEVQLGAILKKKGWRRSSYHVLTKVYWNSKGDEKGLSRKHIIESIKASLDRLGLEYIDVMVIHRADDMCPMEEVVRACHYCIEQGMAMYWGTSRWTAVEIMEAWTNCRQFNCTTPIVEQSEYHLFCRGKTELYLPEMYNKIGVGTMAWSPLAIGLISSKVDDGTPVFTRQSFKRKNTPSLTWPDEEVNIPAATARDQGYTWLKDKGGAEEQRKQQARLRELCALAEELGCTLTQLSVAWSLKNENLHCVLIGAASVDQLLENLHSLQVASRLRPEHLTEVERILDNKPVRPPMVSTLAQR, from the exons ATGGAGGACTTTCAGGGATGCGGGGACAACATTCAGGGGCGCAACGATCCCCCGCAGCAGCTAGGCGATCGCGCAGGGCAGGGCCTCATCAGCGGAACAATACGATACAAACCCTTGGGAAAAAGTGGACTACGTGTCTCTCAGTTGGGTTTAG GCGCGTGGGTGACGTTCAACCCTCAAGTGAGCGACGAGGTGGCGGAGGAGGTGGTGACGGTGGCCTATGACTGTGGCATTAATGTGTTCGACTTGAGCGAGAGTTACAGTGGCGGGCGCGCTGAGGTGCAGCTCGGCGCTATCCTCAAGAAGAAGGGTTGGCGGCGCTCCTCCTACCACGTGCTCACTAAGGTGTACTGGAATTCAAA GGGTGATGAGAAGGGGCTGAGTCGCAAGCACATCATAGAGAGCATCAAGGCCTCGCTGGACAGATTGGGCTTGGAGTATATCGACGTCATGGTTATCCACCGCGCTGATGACATGTGTCCTatggaag AGGTTGTACGCGCGTGTCACTACTGCATTGAGCAAGGAATGGCCATGTACTGGGGCACGTCACGATGGACTGCTGTTGAGATTATGGAAGCGTGGACAAACTGCCGCCAGTTCAACTGTACCACACCAATAGTGGAGCAGAGTGAATACCACCTGTTCTGTCGCGGCAAGACTGAACTATACCTGCCGGAGATGTACAATAAAATAG GAGTGGGCACAATGGCTTGGTCTCCCCTAGCAATTGGTCTTATCTCCAGCAAAGTGGACGATGGCACCCCGGTGTTCACAAGGCAGAgttttaag CGCAAaaacactccttcactcacttggCCGGATGAGGAAGTAAATATCCCTGCAGCAACAGCTCGCGATCAG gggtACACGTGGCTGAAGGACAAGGGGGGGGCGGAGGAGCAGAGGAAGCAACAGGCGAGGCTGCGTGAGTTGTGCGCCTTGGCAGAGGAGCTGGGCTGTACCCTCACCCAGCTGTCAGTGGCCTGGAGCCTCAAGAACGAAAACCTCCACTGTGTCCTGATTGGCGCTGCCTCCGTGGATCAGCTGCTGGAGAACCTTCATTcccttcag
- the LOC135096590 gene encoding voltage-gated potassium channel subunit beta-2-like isoform X7 — protein sequence MRRAPIASLDCMEDFQGCGDNIQGRNDPPQQLGDRAGQGLISGTIRYKPLGKSGLRVSQLGLGAWVTFNPQVSDEVAEEVVTVAYDCGINVFDLSESYSGGRAEVQLGAILKKKGWRRSSYHVLTKVYWNSKGDEKGLSRKHIIESIKASLDRLGLEYIDVMVIHRADDMCPMEEVVRACHYCIEQGMAMYWGTSRWTAVEIMEAWTNCRQFNCTTPIVEQSEYHLFCRGKTELYLPEMYNKIGVGTMAWSPLAIGLISSKVDDGTPVFTRQSFKRKNTPSLTWPDEEVNIPAATARDQGYTWLKDKGGAEEQRKQQARLRELCALAEELGCTLTQLSVAWSLKNENLHCVLIGAASVDQLLENLHSLQVASRLRPEHLTEVERILDNKPVRPPMVSTLAQR from the exons ATGCG GCGGGCCCCGATCGCTTCCCTGGACTGCATGGAGGACTTTCAGGGATGCGGGGACAACATTCAGGGGCGCAACGATCCCCCGCAGCAGCTAGGCGATCGCGCAGGGCAGGGCCTCATCAGCGGAACAATACGATACAAACCCTTGGGAAAAAGTGGACTACGTGTCTCTCAGTTGGGTTTAG GCGCGTGGGTGACGTTCAACCCTCAAGTGAGCGACGAGGTGGCGGAGGAGGTGGTGACGGTGGCCTATGACTGTGGCATTAATGTGTTCGACTTGAGCGAGAGTTACAGTGGCGGGCGCGCTGAGGTGCAGCTCGGCGCTATCCTCAAGAAGAAGGGTTGGCGGCGCTCCTCCTACCACGTGCTCACTAAGGTGTACTGGAATTCAAA GGGTGATGAGAAGGGGCTGAGTCGCAAGCACATCATAGAGAGCATCAAGGCCTCGCTGGACAGATTGGGCTTGGAGTATATCGACGTCATGGTTATCCACCGCGCTGATGACATGTGTCCTatggaag AGGTTGTACGCGCGTGTCACTACTGCATTGAGCAAGGAATGGCCATGTACTGGGGCACGTCACGATGGACTGCTGTTGAGATTATGGAAGCGTGGACAAACTGCCGCCAGTTCAACTGTACCACACCAATAGTGGAGCAGAGTGAATACCACCTGTTCTGTCGCGGCAAGACTGAACTATACCTGCCGGAGATGTACAATAAAATAG GAGTGGGCACAATGGCTTGGTCTCCCCTAGCAATTGGTCTTATCTCCAGCAAAGTGGACGATGGCACCCCGGTGTTCACAAGGCAGAgttttaag CGCAAaaacactccttcactcacttggCCGGATGAGGAAGTAAATATCCCTGCAGCAACAGCTCGCGATCAG gggtACACGTGGCTGAAGGACAAGGGGGGGGCGGAGGAGCAGAGGAAGCAACAGGCGAGGCTGCGTGAGTTGTGCGCCTTGGCAGAGGAGCTGGGCTGTACCCTCACCCAGCTGTCAGTGGCCTGGAGCCTCAAGAACGAAAACCTCCACTGTGTCCTGATTGGCGCTGCCTCCGTGGATCAGCTGCTGGAGAACCTTCATTcccttcag
- the LOC135096590 gene encoding voltage-gated potassium channel subunit beta-2-like isoform X9 — translation MEDFQGCGDNIQGRNDPPQQLGDRAGQGLISGTIRYKPLGKSGLRVSQLGLGAWVTFNPQVSDEVAEEVVTVAYDCGINVFDLSESYSGGRAEVQLGAILKKKGWRRSSYHVLTKVYWNSKGDEKGLSRKHIIESIKASLDRLGLEYIDVMVIHRADDMCPMEEVVRACHYCIEQGMAMYWGTSRWTAVEIMEAWTNCRQFNCTTPIVEQSEYHLFCRGKTELYLPEMYNKIGVGTMAWSPLAIGLISSKVDDGTPVFTRQSFKGYTWLKDKGGAEEQRKQQARLRELCALAEELGCTLTQLSVAWSLKNENLHCVLIGAASVDQLLENLHSLQVASRLRPEHLTEVERILDNKPVRPPMVSTLAQR, via the exons ATGGAGGACTTTCAGGGATGCGGGGACAACATTCAGGGGCGCAACGATCCCCCGCAGCAGCTAGGCGATCGCGCAGGGCAGGGCCTCATCAGCGGAACAATACGATACAAACCCTTGGGAAAAAGTGGACTACGTGTCTCTCAGTTGGGTTTAG GCGCGTGGGTGACGTTCAACCCTCAAGTGAGCGACGAGGTGGCGGAGGAGGTGGTGACGGTGGCCTATGACTGTGGCATTAATGTGTTCGACTTGAGCGAGAGTTACAGTGGCGGGCGCGCTGAGGTGCAGCTCGGCGCTATCCTCAAGAAGAAGGGTTGGCGGCGCTCCTCCTACCACGTGCTCACTAAGGTGTACTGGAATTCAAA GGGTGATGAGAAGGGGCTGAGTCGCAAGCACATCATAGAGAGCATCAAGGCCTCGCTGGACAGATTGGGCTTGGAGTATATCGACGTCATGGTTATCCACCGCGCTGATGACATGTGTCCTatggaag AGGTTGTACGCGCGTGTCACTACTGCATTGAGCAAGGAATGGCCATGTACTGGGGCACGTCACGATGGACTGCTGTTGAGATTATGGAAGCGTGGACAAACTGCCGCCAGTTCAACTGTACCACACCAATAGTGGAGCAGAGTGAATACCACCTGTTCTGTCGCGGCAAGACTGAACTATACCTGCCGGAGATGTACAATAAAATAG GAGTGGGCACAATGGCTTGGTCTCCCCTAGCAATTGGTCTTATCTCCAGCAAAGTGGACGATGGCACCCCGGTGTTCACAAGGCAGAgttttaag gggtACACGTGGCTGAAGGACAAGGGGGGGGCGGAGGAGCAGAGGAAGCAACAGGCGAGGCTGCGTGAGTTGTGCGCCTTGGCAGAGGAGCTGGGCTGTACCCTCACCCAGCTGTCAGTGGCCTGGAGCCTCAAGAACGAAAACCTCCACTGTGTCCTGATTGGCGCTGCCTCCGTGGATCAGCTGCTGGAGAACCTTCATTcccttcag
- the LOC135096590 gene encoding voltage-gated potassium channel subunit beta-2-like isoform X4, whose protein sequence is MRRAPIASLDCMEDFQGCGDNIQGRNDPPQQLGDRAGQGLISGTIRYKPLGKSGLRVSQLGLGAWVTFNPQVSDEVAEEVVTVAYDCGINVFDLSESYSGGRAEVQLGAILKKKGWRRSSYHVLTKVYWNSKGDEKGLSRKHIIESIKASLDRLGLEYIDVMVIHRADDMCPMEEVVRACHYCIEQGMAMYWGTSRWTAVEIMEAWTNCRQFNCTTPIVEQSEYHLFCRGKTELYLPEMYNKIGVGTMAWSPLAIGLISSKVDDGTPVFTRQSFKGYTWLKDKGGAEEQRKQQARLRELCALAEELGCTLTQLSVAWSLKNENLHCVLIGAASVDQLLENLHSLQVASRLRPEHLTEVERILDNKPVRPPMVSTLAQR, encoded by the exons ATGCG GCGGGCCCCGATCGCTTCCCTGGACTGCATGGAGGACTTTCAGGGATGCGGGGACAACATTCAGGGGCGCAACGATCCCCCGCAGCAGCTAGGCGATCGCGCAGGGCAGGGCCTCATCAGCGGAACAATACGATACAAACCCTTGGGAAAAAGTGGACTACGTGTCTCTCAGTTGGGTTTAG GCGCGTGGGTGACGTTCAACCCTCAAGTGAGCGACGAGGTGGCGGAGGAGGTGGTGACGGTGGCCTATGACTGTGGCATTAATGTGTTCGACTTGAGCGAGAGTTACAGTGGCGGGCGCGCTGAGGTGCAGCTCGGCGCTATCCTCAAGAAGAAGGGTTGGCGGCGCTCCTCCTACCACGTGCTCACTAAGGTGTACTGGAATTCAAA GGGTGATGAGAAGGGGCTGAGTCGCAAGCACATCATAGAGAGCATCAAGGCCTCGCTGGACAGATTGGGCTTGGAGTATATCGACGTCATGGTTATCCACCGCGCTGATGACATGTGTCCTatggaag AGGTTGTACGCGCGTGTCACTACTGCATTGAGCAAGGAATGGCCATGTACTGGGGCACGTCACGATGGACTGCTGTTGAGATTATGGAAGCGTGGACAAACTGCCGCCAGTTCAACTGTACCACACCAATAGTGGAGCAGAGTGAATACCACCTGTTCTGTCGCGGCAAGACTGAACTATACCTGCCGGAGATGTACAATAAAATAG GAGTGGGCACAATGGCTTGGTCTCCCCTAGCAATTGGTCTTATCTCCAGCAAAGTGGACGATGGCACCCCGGTGTTCACAAGGCAGAgttttaag gggtACACGTGGCTGAAGGACAAGGGGGGGGCGGAGGAGCAGAGGAAGCAACAGGCGAGGCTGCGTGAGTTGTGCGCCTTGGCAGAGGAGCTGGGCTGTACCCTCACCCAGCTGTCAGTGGCCTGGAGCCTCAAGAACGAAAACCTCCACTGTGTCCTGATTGGCGCTGCCTCCGTGGATCAGCTGCTGGAGAACCTTCATTcccttcag